From Caretta caretta isolate rCarCar2 chromosome 14, rCarCar1.hap1, whole genome shotgun sequence, the proteins below share one genomic window:
- the LOC125621605 gene encoding uncharacterized protein LOC125621605, translating into MSENKEENSQQEGAEEVELHKTLSGRSKGNFFQSHKQGKAWGIPRKSEKQQGNQPGKKVGKTTNCKGSGKDLEETTAQRRIHREGRKNTCTKCGKSFSRSSNLVSHWRIHTGERPYKCIECGKSFNQSSNLVSHQRIHTGERPYKCLDCGENFNQSSDLITHQRLHTGEKPYKCIKCGKTFNQSSNLISHQRIHTRERPYKCLECAESFDWSTQLIRHQIIHTGDRPYKCLDCGKSFSDSSALITHQRTHTGEKPYKCLECGKSFNQSSTLIRHKRTHTGEKPYKCSDCGKSFNQSSNLITHQRLHLGEKP; encoded by the coding sequence ATGAGTGAGAACAAGGAggagaattctcagcaggaaggcGCTGAGGAAGTGGAACTGCACAAAACTTTATCAGGAAGATCCAAAGGGAATTTTTTCCAGAGTCATAAGCAGGGAAAAGCCTGGGGGATTCCACGCAAGTCAGAGAAGCAGCAGGGAAACCAGCCAGGAAAGAAAGTGGGTAAAACCACTAATTGTAAGGGAAGTGGCAAGGACCTCGAGGAAACCACAGCCCAGCGGAGAATCcacagagaagggagaaaaaacacatgcaccaaatgtgggaaaagcttcagtcgtaGCTCAAACCTTGTTTCCCattggagaatccacacaggagagaggccataTAAATGTattgagtgcgggaaaagcttcaatcagagctctaACCTTGTTTCCCATCAGAGAAttcacacgggagagagaccctataaatgtcTGGACTGTGGGGAAAACTTCAACCAGAGCTCagaccttatcacacatcagagacTGCACACGGGAGAGAAACCATATAAATGTATTAAGTGTGGAAAAACCTTCAATCAGAGCTCAAACCTTATTTCACATCAGCGAATTCACACACGAGAGAGGccctataaatgccttgagtgtgCGGAAAGTTTTGACTGGAGCACCCAACTTATTAGACACCAGATAATCCATACAGGAGACagaccctataaatgcttggattgtgggaaaagcttcagtgatAGCTCAGCCCTTATTACACATCAGCgaacccacacgggagagaaaccctataagtGCCtcgagtgcgggaagagcttcaacCAGAGCTCCACTCTGATTAGACACAAGAGGACTCACACGGGAGAAAAGCCCTATAAATGCTCAGACTGCGGGAAAAGTTTCAATCAGAGCTCGAACCTAATTACGCATCAGAGACTCCACTTAGGAGAGAAACCTTGA